A genome region from Paracoccus stylophorae includes the following:
- a CDS encoding TRAP transporter substrate-binding protein — protein MSIVKLTRRLAIAAALATTALASWAGTADARELRMGVITPPNHVWTKVANRIAENLPEATGGDLTLAVFPAGQLGVEQEMFQQLSSGLLDSGLMTVAITSLRAPSLQGWFTPYLFSDVRDAASAADSPAAQEMQDQLQQANLVGLGYTFAGQRHILMKDAPATGPADLAQKKIRIVPFPAMKTWWDAIGAVPTPVNLTEVYQGLQSGLLEGIDIDLDALVGLKFDEVAKGLTITNHMPFPAVLVVNAGTWSSLSPEQQEAFTTVSQEALAWGTEQQVEAETANLAALEGKVEIVRLENGAEIFAEANQAVRDSFAGDEIIQRFIADAEGQ, from the coding sequence ATGTCGATCGTGAAACTGACCCGCCGGCTGGCCATTGCCGCCGCCCTTGCCACGACTGCCCTGGCCTCATGGGCCGGCACCGCCGATGCGCGCGAGTTGCGCATGGGCGTGATCACGCCGCCGAACCATGTCTGGACCAAGGTCGCCAACCGCATCGCCGAGAACCTGCCCGAGGCGACCGGCGGCGATCTGACGCTGGCGGTGTTTCCCGCCGGCCAGTTGGGCGTCGAGCAGGAGATGTTCCAGCAGCTGTCCAGCGGGCTTCTGGACAGCGGCCTGATGACGGTCGCCATCACCAGCCTGCGCGCGCCCTCGTTGCAGGGATGGTTCACCCCCTACCTGTTTTCGGATGTCCGCGACGCCGCCAGCGCCGCCGACAGCCCCGCCGCCCAAGAGATGCAGGATCAGTTGCAGCAGGCCAATCTTGTCGGGCTGGGCTATACCTTTGCCGGGCAGCGCCACATCCTGATGAAGGACGCCCCGGCCACCGGCCCCGCCGATCTGGCGCAGAAGAAGATCCGCATCGTGCCGTTCCCGGCGATGAAGACCTGGTGGGACGCCATCGGCGCGGTGCCGACGCCGGTGAACCTGACCGAGGTCTATCAGGGCCTGCAAAGCGGCCTGCTGGAAGGCATCGACATCGACCTTGACGCGCTGGTCGGGCTGAAGTTCGACGAGGTCGCCAAGGGGCTGACGATCACCAACCACATGCCGTTCCCGGCCGTCCTGGTCGTCAACGCCGGCACCTGGTCGTCGCTGTCGCCCGAACAGCAAGAGGCTTTCACCACCGTCTCGCAAGAGGCGCTGGCCTGGGGCACCGAGCAGCAGGTCGAGGCCGAGACCGCCAATCTCGCCGCGCTTGAGGGCAAGGTCGAGATCGTGCGGCTGGAAAACGGCGCCGAAATCTTTGCCGAGGCCAATCAGGCGGTGCGCGACAGCTTTGCCGGCGACGAGATCATCCAGCGCTTCATTGCGGATGCCGAAGGCCAATGA
- the maiA gene encoding maleylacetoacetate isomerase, protein MMTFHGYFRSSSAYRCRIAFNLKRIAPEFVAVNLRKNEHRTKEYLALNPQGLVPMLDTGEARLTQSLSIIEWLDETHPDPRLLPDDPTERAHVRAFAQIIACEIHPLQNLRVLNFLKETYGRDQDDTDAWCRHWIAQGLDACEAIADAQSHEGRFTFGDTPGLADICLIPQMFSADRFGLSTDAWPRLQAIRAACEAMPEFADAHPARQPDAV, encoded by the coding sequence ATGATGACGTTTCATGGCTATTTCCGGTCGTCGTCGGCCTATCGCTGCCGCATCGCCTTCAATCTGAAGCGGATCGCGCCCGAGTTCGTCGCGGTGAACCTGCGCAAGAATGAGCACCGGACCAAGGAATATCTGGCCCTGAACCCGCAGGGTCTGGTGCCGATGCTGGACACGGGCGAGGCGCGGCTGACGCAATCGCTGTCGATCATCGAATGGCTGGACGAGACGCATCCCGACCCGCGTCTGCTGCCCGACGATCCGACCGAGCGGGCGCATGTGCGGGCCTTTGCCCAGATCATCGCCTGCGAAATCCATCCGCTGCAGAATCTGCGGGTGCTGAACTTCCTCAAGGAAACCTATGGGCGGGATCAGGACGACACCGATGCCTGGTGCCGGCACTGGATCGCCCAAGGGCTGGACGCCTGCGAAGCCATCGCCGACGCGCAATCCCATGAAGGCCGTTTCACCTTTGGCGACACACCCGGTCTTGCCGATATCTGCCTGATTCCGCAGATGTTCTCGGCCGACCGTTTCGGGCTGTCCACCGACGCCTGGCCGCGGTTGCAGGCCATCCGCGCCGCCTGCGAGGCGATGCCCGAATTCGCCGATGCCCACCCCGCGCGTCAACCCGACGCCGTATAA
- a CDS encoding fumarylacetoacetate hydrolase family protein — MSQTLFESPAWPTVPVNGESAAYPVHRVFCVGRNYAAHAAEMGVEVDREAPFYFTKSALTILPSGETYPYPPGTKNFHYEMEFVVAIGKPVFRVSVDEAMQAVYGYAAGLDMTRRDLQLVAREKGRPWDLGKDVEGSSVIAALTKAADFGEIGDQKVQLTVDGELRQDARLSDLIWSVAELISDLSKFYHLAPGDLIYTGTPAGVGAVDPGAVIRGTIDGLDPVELTVGQPE; from the coding sequence ATGAGCCAGACCCTTTTTGAATCGCCCGCTTGGCCCACCGTTCCCGTCAACGGCGAATCTGCCGCATATCCCGTGCACCGCGTCTTCTGCGTCGGGCGGAACTATGCCGCCCATGCCGCCGAGATGGGGGTCGAGGTGGATCGCGAGGCGCCGTTCTATTTCACCAAGTCCGCGCTGACGATCCTGCCTTCGGGCGAGACCTATCCCTATCCGCCCGGCACGAAGAACTTTCACTATGAGATGGAGTTCGTCGTGGCCATCGGCAAACCGGTGTTCCGGGTGTCCGTCGACGAGGCGATGCAGGCGGTCTATGGCTACGCTGCCGGGCTGGACATGACGCGCCGCGATTTGCAGCTGGTGGCCCGCGAAAAGGGCCGGCCCTGGGATCTGGGCAAGGATGTCGAGGGCAGCTCGGTCATCGCGGCGCTGACAAAGGCCGCCGATTTCGGTGAGATCGGCGATCAGAAGGTTCAGCTGACGGTCGACGGCGAACTGCGTCAGGATGCGCGCCTGTCGGACCTGATCTGGTCGGTCGCCGAACTGATCTCGGATCTGTCGAAATTCTATCACCTCGCGCCGGGCGACCTGATCTATACCGGCACCCCGGCGGGCGTCGGCGCGGTCGACCCCGGTGCCGTGATCCGCGGCACGATCGATGGGCTGGACCCGGTGGAGTTGACCGTGGGTCAGCCCGAATGA
- a CDS encoding maleylpyruvate isomerase N-terminal domain-containing protein: MSSLDEARAELRARQGAGARYDAETAPAEALDMARRGTAYLARIVNGLDEAALWTVSAREGWTRRRVIAAAALEAREIAQALEDATGKQGDRAETGTAALDLAETLPSRALRHLAAHAEVHLNVVWRDLTDAEWDTEVNLSCGRMPARDMPRLHAETLWRAALDLRAGGRTRDLPAALKENLASG; encoded by the coding sequence ATGAGCAGCCTCGACGAAGCGCGCGCCGAGCTGCGCGCGCGCCAGGGGGCCGGGGCACGCTATGACGCCGAAACCGCCCCGGCCGAGGCGCTGGACATGGCGCGCCGCGGCACCGCCTATCTGGCGCGGATCGTGAACGGTCTGGACGAGGCAGCCCTGTGGACCGTCTCGGCCCGCGAGGGCTGGACCCGGCGCCGGGTGATCGCCGCCGCCGCGCTGGAGGCGCGCGAGATCGCGCAGGCGCTTGAGGATGCGACCGGAAAACAGGGCGACCGGGCCGAGACCGGAACCGCCGCCCTTGATCTGGCCGAAACCCTGCCCTCCCGCGCCCTGCGCCATCTGGCAGCCCATGCCGAGGTGCATCTGAACGTCGTCTGGCGCGACCTGACCGATGCCGAATGGGATACCGAGGTCAATCTGTCCTGTGGCCGAATGCCCGCGCGCGACATGCCCCGGCTGCATGCCGAAACCCTGTGGCGCGCGGCCCTGGATCTTCGCGCCGGAGGCCGGACCCGCGACCTGCCGGCGGCGTTGAAAGAAAATCTGGCGTCAGGCTGA
- a CDS encoding cupin domain-containing protein encodes MDNAMQPEDTPELRRLYQGFKDNHLNPLWTQLGDLMPQQPRPKAVAHVWKWSDLYPLAKQSGDLVPVGRGGERRALGLANPGLGGEAYISPTLWCAIQYLGPRETAPEHRHSQNAFRFVIEGEGVWTVVNGDPVRMSRGDFLLTPGWCFHGHHNDTDHPMAWIDGLDIPFSFQNDVGFFEFGADRVTDYATPRYSRSERLWCHPGLRPLSQLQNTAASPIGAYRWKFTDEALTQQLLLEDEGQPATVEQGHAAVRYVNPTTGGDVMPTIRAEFHRLREGTETPTRREVGSTVFQVFEGRGAVVMNGETRKLEKGDIFVIPSWVAWSLQAETQFDLFRFSDAPIIERLNFQRTLVEAEA; translated from the coding sequence ATGGACAACGCCATGCAACCCGAAGACACCCCCGAACTGCGTCGCCTGTATCAGGGGTTCAAGGACAACCACCTGAACCCGCTATGGACGCAGCTTGGCGACCTGATGCCCCAGCAGCCCCGGCCAAAAGCCGTCGCGCATGTCTGGAAATGGTCCGATCTTTATCCGCTGGCCAAGCAATCGGGCGATCTGGTCCCCGTCGGCCGCGGCGGCGAGCGGCGGGCCCTTGGCCTCGCCAATCCCGGCCTTGGCGGCGAGGCCTATATCTCGCCCACGCTGTGGTGCGCGATCCAGTATCTGGGCCCGCGCGAGACCGCGCCCGAACATCGCCATTCGCAGAACGCATTCCGCTTCGTGATCGAGGGCGAAGGCGTCTGGACGGTCGTCAACGGCGATCCGGTGCGGATGTCGCGCGGGGATTTCCTGCTGACGCCGGGCTGGTGCTTTCACGGGCATCACAACGACACCGATCATCCCATGGCCTGGATCGACGGTCTGGACATTCCGTTCAGCTTCCAGAACGATGTGGGCTTCTTCGAGTTCGGCGCCGACCGCGTGACCGATTATGCCACCCCGCGCTATTCCCGCAGCGAAAGGCTGTGGTGCCATCCGGGCCTGCGCCCGCTGTCGCAGTTGCAGAACACCGCGGCCAGCCCGATCGGCGCCTATCGCTGGAAATTCACCGATGAGGCCCTGACCCAGCAATTGCTGCTGGAGGATGAGGGTCAGCCGGCGACGGTCGAACAGGGCCACGCGGCGGTGCGTTACGTCAACCCGACCACTGGCGGCGACGTGATGCCGACCATCCGGGCCGAATTCCACCGGCTGCGCGAAGGCACCGAGACGCCCACGCGGCGCGAAGTCGGCTCGACCGTGTTCCAGGTGTTCGAGGGGCGCGGCGCGGTGGTGATGAACGGCGAGACCCGGAAACTTGAAAAGGGCGACATCTTCGTCATCCCGTCCTGGGTCGCCTGGTCGTTGCAGGCCGAAACGCAGTTCGACCTGTTCCGCTTTTCGGATGCCCCGATCATCGAACGGCTGAACTTTCAGCGCACGCTGGTCGAGGCCGAGGCATGA
- a CDS encoding MarR family winged helix-turn-helix transcriptional regulator yields the protein MTKIYDLPGHQIRRLHQISVALFAAQTKAAGFDLTPVQYGTLSTVRDHPGIDQATLAGLIAHDRVTIGGVISRLEARGYLTRTVRKDDRRARSLTLTERGESLLKTIQPAIRATQDQMMAPLNEDERAEFMRLIGRLTETGNRFSRAPYENCME from the coding sequence ATGACCAAGATATACGATCTTCCCGGCCACCAGATCCGGCGCCTGCACCAGATTTCGGTCGCGCTTTTCGCCGCGCAGACCAAGGCGGCGGGTTTCGACCTGACGCCGGTGCAGTATGGCACGCTGTCGACCGTGCGCGATCATCCCGGCATCGACCAGGCGACACTGGCCGGCCTGATCGCCCATGACCGGGTCACCATCGGCGGGGTGATCTCGCGGCTGGAGGCGAGGGGGTATCTGACCAGAACGGTGCGCAAGGACGATCGCCGGGCCCGCAGCCTGACCCTGACCGAGCGCGGCGAATCCCTGCTGAAAACGATCCAGCCGGCGATCCGCGCGACGCAGGACCAGATGATGGCCCCGCTGAACGAGGATGAGCGCGCCGAATTCATGCGCCTGATCGGACGCCTGACCGAGACGGGAAACCGCTTCAGCCGCGCCCCTTACGAGAATTGCATGGAATAG
- a CDS encoding UBP-type zinc finger domain-containing protein encodes MTCTHKNMMTIPRPSEGDKEGAVCPECVETGSSWVHLRICRTCGHVGCCDSSPNRHARKHWETSQHPIISSMEPREIWSYCFIDDELVK; translated from the coding sequence GTGACCTGCACGCACAAGAACATGATGACGATCCCGCGCCCGTCCGAGGGCGACAAGGAGGGGGCGGTGTGTCCGGAATGTGTCGAAACGGGGTCAAGCTGGGTGCATCTGCGCATCTGCCGCACCTGCGGACATGTCGGCTGTTGCGACAGTTCCCCGAACCGCCATGCGCGAAAACACTGGGAGACGTCGCAGCATCCGATCATATCGTCCATGGAGCCACGGGAAATCTGGTCCTATTGCTTCATCGACGATGAACTCGTGAAATGA
- a CDS encoding heavy metal translocating P-type ATPase — protein MMLTALTVLGMVIATLGLWPMQGVTADRASNAGLVLVYLAGGLPAAWRALIALWRDRVLDIDLLMVVAAIAAAAVGAPFEGAVLLTLFSVSTTLEDRALGRARRAVEALMALRPETALRKAPDGHVNEIPVAALEVGDIFVLRPGARVPTDAVIAAGRGALDEANITGESMPVTKQQGDMIFEATVNLDGVLDATVTKTVADSTVAQMIALVTEAQAAKAPSERFSEWFGQRYTVAVLLGAVLAFAVFRWIEGDWHEALYRAAVLLVAASPCAIVISVPAAILSALSAAARKGVLFKGGAALETLAAIDAFAFDKTGTLTTGKASVTNVVALDGNEARFLSLLAGLEAQSEHHSATAIRQEAARRDIAPVEVRNVTALPSEGITGNADGGTLWAGNARIAARMGAAIDDPALRALADDTETVIYFGRDDRVLGAVSLADRVRESSAPALSALRDSGVTRIVMMTGDRRPVAVRIGAELGFQPDRVHADLLAEDKVRMVGQLATGGKVAFVGDGVNDAAALARADVGIAMGAAGSEVALQAADVALLSEDMTQLAAAHRLARRTATIIRQNLIFAMGAMVVLVTGGLFFDLPLPLAVIGHEGGTVLVVLNGLRLLRAPAFVPDR, from the coding sequence ATGATGCTGACGGCCCTCACGGTCCTCGGGATGGTCATCGCGACGCTTGGGCTTTGGCCGATGCAGGGCGTGACCGCCGACCGGGCGTCGAACGCCGGTCTGGTGCTTGTGTATCTGGCCGGCGGCCTGCCTGCGGCGTGGCGGGCGCTGATTGCGCTGTGGCGGGACCGCGTTCTGGATATCGACCTGCTGATGGTGGTGGCCGCCATTGCCGCCGCGGCGGTCGGCGCGCCCTTTGAAGGTGCGGTGCTGCTGACGCTGTTCAGCGTCTCGACCACGCTGGAGGATCGTGCGCTTGGAAGGGCGCGCCGCGCGGTCGAGGCGCTGATGGCCCTGCGACCCGAGACGGCCTTGCGCAAGGCACCCGACGGCCACGTGAACGAAATCCCCGTCGCGGCGCTTGAGGTGGGCGACATCTTCGTGCTGCGGCCCGGCGCGCGGGTGCCCACCGACGCGGTGATCGCCGCCGGACGCGGCGCGCTGGACGAGGCCAACATCACCGGCGAATCCATGCCCGTCACCAAGCAGCAGGGCGACATGATCTTCGAGGCGACGGTGAACCTGGACGGGGTGCTGGACGCCACCGTCACGAAAACCGTCGCCGACAGCACCGTCGCGCAGATGATCGCGCTGGTGACCGAGGCGCAGGCGGCCAAGGCGCCCTCGGAACGCTTCAGCGAATGGTTCGGCCAGCGATACACGGTCGCGGTCCTGCTGGGCGCGGTCCTGGCCTTCGCGGTCTTTCGCTGGATCGAGGGCGACTGGCACGAGGCGCTGTATCGCGCAGCCGTGCTGCTGGTCGCGGCCAGCCCCTGCGCCATCGTGATCTCGGTCCCCGCCGCGATCCTGTCGGCCCTGTCGGCCGCCGCCCGCAAGGGCGTGCTGTTCAAGGGCGGCGCGGCGCTGGAAACCCTTGCGGCCATCGACGCTTTTGCCTTCGACAAGACCGGAACGCTGACCACCGGCAAGGCCTCGGTCACCAATGTGGTCGCGCTTGACGGGAACGAGGCGCGGTTCCTGTCCCTGCTGGCCGGGCTGGAGGCGCAGTCGGAACATCACAGCGCCACCGCGATCCGGCAGGAGGCCGCGCGCCGCGACATCGCCCCCGTCGAGGTGCGCAACGTGACCGCCCTGCCAAGCGAGGGGATCACGGGGAACGCGGACGGCGGCACGCTGTGGGCCGGGAACGCGCGCATCGCCGCACGGATGGGGGCGGCAATCGACGATCCGGCCCTGCGGGCGCTGGCCGATGATACCGAGACGGTCATTTATTTCGGACGCGACGACCGCGTGTTAGGCGCGGTCAGCCTTGCCGATCGGGTCCGCGAAAGTTCGGCGCCGGCGCTGTCGGCCCTTCGCGACAGCGGCGTCACGCGGATCGTGATGATGACCGGCGACCGCCGGCCGGTCGCGGTGCGGATCGGCGCGGAGCTGGGCTTTCAGCCGGACCGGGTCCATGCCGATCTGCTGGCCGAGGACAAGGTGCGCATGGTCGGTCAGCTTGCGACCGGCGGCAAGGTCGCCTTCGTGGGCGACGGGGTCAACGATGCGGCGGCGCTGGCGCGTGCGGATGTGGGGATCGCGATGGGTGCTGCGGGGTCCGAGGTCGCGCTTCAGGCCGCCGATGTCGCGCTTTTGTCCGAAGACATGACGCAGCTTGCGGCGGCGCACCGGCTGGCGCGGCGAACCGCGACGATCATCCGCCAGAACCTGATCTTCGCCATGGGCGCCATGGTCGTGCTGGTCACCGGCGGTCTGTTCTTCGACCTGCCCCTGCCGCTGGCCGTGATCGGCCACGAGGGCGGCACGGTGCTGGTGGTTCTGAACGGCCTGCGCCTGCTGCGCGCACCCGCCTTTGTTCCTGACAGGTGA